A DNA window from Paralichthys olivaceus isolate ysfri-2021 chromosome 3, ASM2471397v2, whole genome shotgun sequence contains the following coding sequences:
- the slc5a9 gene encoding sodium/glucose cotransporter 4: MSAALTTGSSSTGFPTAATPSPGISVDAADIAVVVIYFIFVMVVGIWSSVRANRSTVGGYFLAGRSMTWWPIGASLMSSNVGSGLFIGLAGTGAAGGIAVGGFEWNAAWVLVALGWIFIPVYISASVVTMPEYLAKRFGGQRIRIYMSVLSLILYIFTKISTDIFSGALFIQVSLGWDLYLSTVILLLVTAAYTIAGGLAAVIYTDALQTVIMVGGAFALMFIAFDRVGWYEGLVDHYMSAVPSVTVPNTTCHLPRSDAFHLFRNPVTGDIPWPGLVFGLTVLATWVWCTDQVIVQRSLSAKSLSHAKAGSVLGGYLKLLPMFFIVMPGMISRALFPDEIGCVDPVVCQSVCGASVGCSNIAYPKLVVELMPSGLRGLMIAVMLAALMSSLTSIFNSSSTLFTLDLYHRARPKATEMELMIVGRVFILVLVCVSILWIPVIQTSNSGQLFDYIQSVTSFLAPPITAVFLMAIFWPRANEQGAFWGLMGGLVVGLIRMVLEFSYIAPSCGQPDSRPAILADVHYLYFALILLALTCLVIVAVSLATAPIPKEHLHRLTWWSRYSREPRVELTGPPPTPDPADSDHSSKPDHSWWQRAALRLCGLTGPSTGSAPPVAETNELNSLQEDPFWRRFCNVNALLLLTVNVFLWGYMA, from the exons ATGTCTGCTGCTCTCACCACAG GGAGCAGCTCCACTGGATTCCCCACTGCAGCAACTCCCAGTCCAGGCATCAGTGTTGATGCTGCTGACATTGCTGTGGTCGTCATTTACTTTATCTTCGTCATGGTCGTAGGAATCTGG TCATCAGTACGAGCCAACCGCAGCACTGTAGGGGGCTACTTCCTGGCTGGCCGTTCAATGACCTGGTGGCCT ATCGGAGCCTCCCTGATGTCCAGTAATGTCGGCAGCGGGTTGTTTATTGGTCTCGCTGGaacaggagcagctggaggcaTTGCAGTTGGAGGGTTTGAATGGAAT gcaGCCTGGGTCCTGGTGGCTCTTGGTTGGATCTTTATCCCTGTCTACATCTCTGCTAGTGTTGTGACCATGCCTGAATATCTGGCCAAACGCTTTGGAGGCCAGAGGATACGCATCTACATGTCTGTCCTCTCACTCATCCTCTACATTTTCACCAAAATATCT aCAGATATATTTTCAGGCGCATTGTTCATCCAGGTGTCGTTGGGCTGGGATCTCTATCTGTCAACAGTCATACTGCTGTTGGTCACCGCTGCTTACACTATAGCAG GTGGTTTGGCAGCAGTGATCTACACAGATGCTCTCCAGACTGTGATCATGGTTGGGGGAGCCTTTGCATTAATGTTCATTG CATTTGACAGAGTTGGCTGGTACGAGGGCCTCGTGGACCATTACATGTCAGCTGTTCCCTCAGTGACAGTCCCTAACACCACCTGCCATCTGCCTCGTAGTGATGCCTTCCACTTGTTCAGAAACCCAGTGACGGGGGATATTCCCTGGCCTGGTCTGGTGTTTGGGCTCACAGTACTGGCTACATGGGTGTGGTGCACAGATCAG gttatAGTCCAGAGATCTCTGTCGGCCAAGTCTTTGTCCCATGCCAAAGCAGGCAGTGTGTTGGGAGGCTACCTCAAACTTCTGCCCATGTTCTTCATCGTCATGCCAGGCATGATCAGCCGAGCTCTGTTCCCAG aTGAGATAGGTTGTGTGGATCCAGTGGtgtgtcaaagtgtgtgtggagCTTCAGTCGGTTGCTCAAACATCGCCTACCCTAAACTAGTGGTTGAGCTAATGCCTTCAG GTCTACGTGGTCTGATGATAGCAGTGATGTTAGCAGCTCTGATGTCATCTCTGACCTCCATCTTcaacagcagctccactctGTTTACACTGGACCTCTACCACAGAGCCAGGCCGAAGGCTACGGAGATGGAGCTCATGATTGTTGGAAG GGTGTTCATCCTGGTCCTGGTGTGTGTCAGTATTCTGTGGATACCAGTCATCCAAACATCCAACAGTGGGCAGCTGTTTGATTATATCCAGTCAGTGACCAGCTTTCTAGCTCCGCCCATTACAGCTGTATTCCTCATGGCTATCTTCTGGCCACGTGCCAATGAGCAA GGTGCATTCTGGGGTCTGATGGGTGGACTAGTGGTTGGACTGATCCGCATGGTTCTGGAGTTCTCCTACATTGCTCCCTCCTGTGGTCAGCCTGATAGTCGCCCTGCTATCCTGGCTGATGTCCACTACCTGTACTTTGCTCTCATCCTGCTGGCTCTCACCTGCCTTGTGATTGTTGCCGTCAGCTTGGCCACTGCCCCAATACCTAAAGAACAT CTGCACCGGCTGACCTGGTGGTCCAGATACAGCCGAGAGCCTCGTGTTGAGCTCACAGGACCCCCGCCAACTCCAGACCCAGCAGACTCCGATCACAGCAGCAAGCCTGACCATTCCTGGTGGCAGAGAGCTGCTTTGCGGCTCTGCGGTCTGACTGGTCCCAGCACTGGCTCTGCACCTCCAGTGGCGGAAACCAATGAGCTGAACTCCCTGCAGGAGGATCCTTTCTGGAGAAGATTCTGCAACGTTaacgctctgctgctgctgactgttAATGTGTTCCTCTGGGGATACATGGCTTAA
- the LOC138407262 gene encoding dual specificity tyrosine-phosphorylation-regulated kinase mbk-1-like: MWSLGCMAAFMYLGTPLYPGRSEYDMITYIVETQGQPPDNMLNHGLRTIKFFQKDNSWTLKTPEQFYRETGIQLMDNRRNKFTSLDDLQHFSAAGEETNNVTMFVVMLKGMLQLDGTKRMTPCQVLDHQFINCASSCSKMIDIDQNKKQTFDNRKTRSLQQPPTRTAKPIQLNPHDLNKRSDNDRKMFQKTSAGPSTSSCSSQTQSCSFPKVKRKMTHGKDSDSSHDKRSDNEKKIDRKWDAVEARSTCSSHRDSTHSLHVQANQRSSLAKDHRPSPRSSSSTWAERQAPIGLKRKSSDEGDMQPGKRTSGPWSDNGRKRFQKTSAGPSTSSCSSQTQSCSFPKVKRKMTHGKDSDSSHDKRSDNEKKIGRKWYAVVANSTCRSHRDSTHSLHVQANQRSSLAKDHRPSPRSSSSTWAERQAPIGLKRKSSDEGDVQPGKRTSGPWSDNGRKRFQNSAGQSTSSCSSSSKGLAKVVSADQTPSKGNGSSSYPCSTNTPKRPKAPTKPILTSDLKFRKKIQAIMKERKRHCQGSKRHAH; encoded by the exons ATGTGGTCTCTGGGCTGCATGGCTGCCTTCATGTACCTTGGCACCCCGCTCTACCCTGGCAGAAGTGAATATGATATG ATCACATACATAGTGGAGACTCAGGGTCAGCCACCGGACAACATGCTAAACCATGGACTCAGAACAATAAAATTTTTCCAGAAAGACAACTCCTGGACACTCAAG ACCCCAGAACAGTTCTACAGAGAGACAGGGATTCAGCTGATGGACAACAGGAGGAACAAGTTCACCTCTCTGGATGACCTCCAG CACTTCAGTGCTGCGggtgaagaaacaaacaatgtgACGATGTTTGTGGTCATGTTGAAAGGAATGCTTCAGCTCGATGGCACCAAACGGATGACCCCCTGTCAGGTGCTGGATCATCAGTTCATCAACTG TGCGAGTTCCTGCAGCAAGATGATAGACATCGATCAGAACAAAAAACAGACTTTTGACAATCGGAAAACTAGGTCACTGCAGCAGCCCCCCACCAGGACTGCTAAGCCCATCCAGCTGAATCCTCATGACCTCAATAAAAGGTCAGATAACGACAGAAAGATGTTCCAGAAAACCTCTGCAGGTCCATCCACCTCAAGCTGCAGCAGCCAGACCCAGAGTTGTAGCTTCCCAAAGGTCAAGAGGAAGATGACTCATGGTAAAGACTCTGACTCTAGCCATGACAAAAGGTCAGATAATGAGAAGAAAATAGACAGAAAGTGGGATGCTGTGGAAGCCAGATCTACCTGCAGCAGCCACCGTGATTCCACCCACTCTCTTCATGTACAAGCCAATCAGAGGAGCAGCCTGGCTAAAGACCATCGCCCCAGTCCCCGTTCTTCAAGCAGCACTTGGGCTGAGAGGCAGGCTCCAATAGGACTCAAGAGAAAATCATCTGACGAGGGTGATATGCAGCCTGGAAAAAGAACCTCTGGCCCCTGGTCAGATAATGGCAGAAAAAGGTTCCAGAAAACCTCTGCAGGTCCATCCACCTCAAGCTGCAGCAGCCAGACCCAGAGTTGTAGCTTCCCAAAGGTCAAGCGGAAGATGACTCATGGTAAAGACTCTGACTCTAGCCATGACAAAAGGTCAGATAATGAGAAGAAAATAGGCAGAAAGTGGTATGCTGTGGTAGCCAATTCTACCTGCAGAAGCCACCGTGATTCCACCCACTCTCTTCATGTACAAGCCAATCAGAGGAGCAGCCTGGCTAAAGACCATCGCCCCAGTCCCCGTTCTTCAAGCAGCACTTGGGCTGAGAGGCAGGCTCCAATAGGACTCAAGAGAAAATCATCTGACGAGGGTGATGTGCAGCCTGGAAAAAGAACCTCTGGCCCCTGGTCAGATAATGGCAGAAAAAGGTTCCAAAACTCTGCCGGTCAATCCACctcaagctgcagcagctcatccAAGGGGTTAGCAAAGGTTGTGTCTGCTGATCAGACTCCCTCCAAGGGAAATGGGTCATCCAGCTATCCCTGTTCAACAAACACCCCTAAGAGACCTAAGGCCCCTACCAAGCCCATACTGACATCTGACCTCAAGTTTCGGAAGAAAATACAAGCTAttatgaaagagagaaagaggcacTGCCAGGGTAGCAAGAGACATGCTcattga